Proteins from a single region of Patulibacter sp. SYSU D01012:
- a CDS encoding alpha-1,4-glucan--maltose-1-phosphate maltosyltransferase, producing the protein MPSAASSQSPPSRIRIEHPAPAVDAGRVPVKRTVGDVLQVSADVFRDGHETLRAVARYRPPGERRWREAPMRPIDAHEDGVRWAGEFPLDGPVGTWRWQVLAWVDRFGSWREELARKVAAGQEDLAGELSEGVLVLRDAAARTKGEVRRRIEAVAAALEQPGADPQVALDPVLAALLAEHPDRSEQNCGEALDVLADPVLARFGAWYELFPRSWGGLKGVTEQVPAIADLGFDVLYVPPIHPIGRKNRKGRNNSLVAGPDDPGSPYAIGAKEGGHTAVHPELGTIEDVDALVAELDRHGMKLALDFAIQCSADHPWLEEHPEWFNRRPDGTLKYAENPPKKYQDIYNVNFDCEDWRGLWQALLDVVRFWIGHGVRVFRVDNPHTKPLPFWEWLIGEVRRTDPDVIFLAEAFTRRRVMQALAKAGFQQSYTYFTWKNSRWELQEYFTELATSEEREYFRPNAFVNTPDILSEYLQVGGPPAFPVRLILAATLSPSYGVYSGFESFEHTPVRPGSEEYLDSEKYEAHDRRLDGPLLPMVRTLNRARRDNPALQHLEGLTFLETHNDALVAYAKRRGDNVVITVVNVDFTNTQEGLVDVPWELGLPPAFTVTDLLTVERFDWRIGGNYVRLSPGERAGHVLRVDTR; encoded by the coding sequence GTGCCCAGCGCCGCATCGTCCCAATCCCCGCCGTCCCGCATCCGCATCGAGCACCCGGCCCCGGCGGTGGACGCCGGACGGGTGCCCGTCAAGCGCACCGTCGGCGACGTCCTGCAGGTCTCCGCCGACGTGTTCCGCGACGGCCACGAGACCCTCCGCGCCGTCGCGCGCTACCGCCCGCCGGGCGAGCGCCGTTGGCGCGAGGCGCCCATGCGCCCGATCGACGCCCACGAGGACGGCGTGCGCTGGGCGGGGGAGTTCCCGCTCGACGGCCCGGTGGGCACGTGGCGCTGGCAGGTGCTCGCCTGGGTCGACCGCTTCGGCTCGTGGCGCGAGGAGCTGGCGCGCAAGGTCGCCGCCGGGCAGGAGGACCTGGCCGGCGAGCTGTCCGAGGGCGTGCTCGTCCTGCGCGACGCCGCCGCCCGCACGAAGGGCGAGGTCCGCCGCCGCATCGAGGCCGTCGCCGCGGCGCTCGAGCAGCCCGGCGCCGACCCGCAGGTGGCGCTCGACCCGGTGCTCGCGGCCCTGCTCGCCGAGCACCCCGACCGCTCCGAGCAGAACTGCGGCGAGGCCCTCGACGTCCTCGCCGACCCCGTCCTGGCGCGCTTCGGCGCCTGGTACGAGCTCTTCCCGCGCTCGTGGGGCGGCCTGAAGGGCGTCACGGAGCAGGTGCCGGCCATCGCGGACCTCGGCTTCGACGTCCTCTACGTCCCGCCGATCCACCCCATCGGCCGCAAGAACCGCAAGGGCCGCAACAACAGCCTCGTCGCCGGGCCGGACGACCCCGGATCCCCGTACGCGATCGGGGCCAAGGAGGGCGGCCACACCGCCGTGCACCCGGAGCTGGGCACGATCGAGGACGTCGACGCGCTCGTCGCCGAGCTCGACCGGCACGGCATGAAGCTCGCCCTGGACTTCGCGATCCAGTGCTCGGCCGACCACCCGTGGCTCGAGGAGCACCCGGAGTGGTTCAACCGCCGCCCCGACGGCACGCTGAAGTACGCGGAGAACCCGCCGAAGAAGTACCAGGACATCTACAACGTCAACTTCGACTGCGAGGACTGGCGCGGCCTGTGGCAGGCGCTCCTCGACGTCGTGCGGTTCTGGATCGGCCACGGCGTCCGCGTCTTCCGCGTCGACAACCCGCACACGAAGCCGCTGCCGTTCTGGGAGTGGCTCATCGGCGAGGTCCGCAGGACCGACCCCGACGTGATCTTCCTGGCCGAGGCGTTCACCCGCCGGCGCGTGATGCAGGCGCTGGCGAAGGCCGGCTTCCAGCAGTCCTACACGTACTTCACGTGGAAGAACTCGCGCTGGGAGCTGCAGGAGTACTTCACCGAGCTCGCGACGAGCGAGGAGCGGGAGTACTTCCGCCCCAACGCGTTCGTCAACACGCCGGACATCCTCAGCGAGTACCTGCAGGTCGGCGGGCCCCCGGCGTTCCCCGTCCGGCTCATCCTCGCCGCGACGCTGTCGCCCAGCTACGGCGTGTACTCGGGGTTCGAGAGCTTCGAGCACACCCCGGTCCGCCCGGGCAGCGAGGAGTACCTGGACTCGGAGAAGTACGAGGCGCACGACCGCCGCCTCGACGGCCCGCTGCTGCCCATGGTGCGGACGCTCAACCGCGCGCGCCGCGACAATCCCGCGCTGCAGCACCTCGAGGGGCTCACGTTCCTCGAGACCCACAACGATGCGCTCGTCGCCTACGCCAAGCGCCGGGGCGACAACGTCGTCATCACCGTGGTCAACGTCGACTTCACGAACACACAGGAGGGGCTCGTGGACGTGCCCTGGGAGCTGGGCCTGCCGCCCGCCTTCACCGTCACCGACCTGCTCACCGTCGAGCGCTTCGACTGGCGGATCGGCGGCAACTACGTCCGGCTGTCGCCGGGCGAGCGGGCCGGCCACGTGCTGCGGGTCGACACGCGATGA
- a CDS encoding GDSL-type esterase/lipase family protein translates to MPFSGTPGGAPDVPPVGPDDPVSPPLLRGLVALGDSITVGEGEPLQGVVMQSWAQWTAEAFDLPFHKLARNGALAHEILRDLAPRMRGGYDIACVYAGVNDVRSEPWDPDAYRRTMNDLLVRAGDHAARVVVCTLPTDLGRPSSAPKPEAASAIVRELAVARGALVVELDDLGGRRLVLPDVVHPTALGQVEMAARAVRVLAGDGLRPRTDPWDAADPYTSLRARLASERRWARGMARDLRRRGIEAAQRRLRG, encoded by the coding sequence ATGCCGTTCTCCGGCACCCCCGGCGGCGCGCCCGACGTGCCGCCCGTGGGCCCGGACGACCCCGTCTCTCCCCCGCTGCTGCGCGGGCTCGTGGCGCTCGGCGACTCGATCACCGTCGGCGAGGGCGAGCCGCTGCAGGGCGTCGTGATGCAGTCGTGGGCGCAGTGGACGGCCGAGGCCTTCGACCTGCCGTTCCACAAGCTCGCGCGCAACGGGGCGCTGGCCCACGAGATCCTCCGCGACCTGGCCCCGCGGATGCGTGGGGGCTACGACATCGCGTGCGTGTACGCCGGCGTCAACGACGTGCGCTCCGAGCCATGGGACCCAGACGCGTACCGGCGCACGATGAACGACCTGCTGGTGCGGGCGGGCGACCACGCCGCCCGCGTCGTGGTCTGCACGCTGCCGACCGACCTGGGCCGCCCGAGCAGCGCGCCGAAGCCCGAGGCGGCGTCGGCGATCGTGCGCGAGCTGGCGGTGGCGCGCGGCGCGCTCGTCGTCGAGCTGGACGACCTCGGCGGCCGCCGGCTCGTGCTGCCCGACGTCGTCCACCCCACCGCGCTCGGCCAGGTCGAGATGGCGGCGCGGGCCGTCCGAGTGCTGGCGGGCGACGGCCTGCGGCCCCGGACGGACCCGTGGGACGCCGCCGACCCGTACACCTCGCTGCGGGCGCGACTGGCCAGCGAGCGCCGCTGGGCGCGCGGGATGGCGCGGGACCTGCGCCGCCGCGGGATCGAGGCGGCGCAGCGGCGGCTGCGCGGCTAG
- the leuC gene encoding 3-isopropylmalate dehydratase large subunit: MPKTLFDKIWESHEVADGLLYIDLHMVHEVTSPQAFDGLRLAGRTVRRPDKTMATADHNVPTDGTPVAARIKDELSRKQVETLETNCAEFGVPVFSLGSDRQGIVHVVGPEQGLTQPGMTIVCGDSHTATHGAFGSLAFGIGTSEVEHVLATQCLVQKKPKSMRITFEGDLPFGVTAKDLILGAIGQMGVDGAVGHVVEFAGPAIEQLSMEGRMTICNMTIEGGGRAGMIAPDQTTFDYVQGKPGAPKGVDWDAAVAAWKQLYTDEGATFDREIVVDVTQLTPRVTWGTTPDMVVGVDGTVPTPESFEDPAERGQAERALEYMGLEGGERIEDIRIDRVFLGSCTNGRLADLQAAADVIQGRKVADHVYAMVVPGSVQVKIAAEQLGLDKVFTEAGFDWRGAGCSMCLGMNPDVLQPGERCASTSNRNFQGRQGKGGRTHLVSPQMAAAAAIAGRFVDIRSWDAAQDATPEPAAV, from the coding sequence ATGCCGAAGACGCTGTTCGACAAGATCTGGGAGAGCCACGAGGTCGCCGACGGGCTCCTCTACATCGACCTCCACATGGTCCACGAGGTCACGAGCCCGCAGGCCTTCGACGGCCTCCGGCTCGCCGGCCGCACGGTCCGTCGCCCCGACAAGACGATGGCGACGGCCGACCACAACGTCCCGACCGACGGCACGCCCGTCGCGGCGCGCATCAAGGACGAGCTGTCCCGCAAGCAGGTCGAGACGCTCGAGACGAACTGCGCCGAGTTCGGCGTCCCCGTCTTCTCGCTCGGCTCCGACCGCCAGGGCATCGTCCACGTGGTCGGGCCCGAGCAGGGCCTGACGCAGCCGGGCATGACGATCGTCTGCGGCGACTCGCACACCGCGACGCACGGCGCGTTCGGCAGCCTGGCGTTCGGCATCGGCACGTCCGAGGTCGAGCACGTGCTCGCCACGCAGTGCCTGGTGCAGAAGAAGCCGAAGTCCATGCGGATCACGTTCGAGGGCGACCTGCCCTTCGGCGTCACCGCGAAGGACCTGATCCTCGGCGCGATCGGCCAGATGGGCGTCGACGGCGCCGTCGGCCACGTCGTCGAGTTCGCCGGCCCGGCCATCGAGCAGCTCTCCATGGAGGGCCGCATGACGATCTGCAACATGACGATCGAGGGCGGGGGCCGCGCGGGCATGATCGCCCCCGACCAGACGACCTTCGACTACGTCCAGGGCAAGCCGGGCGCGCCGAAGGGCGTCGACTGGGACGCCGCCGTCGCGGCGTGGAAGCAGCTCTACACCGACGAGGGCGCCACGTTCGACCGCGAGATCGTCGTCGACGTCACCCAGCTGACGCCGCGCGTGACGTGGGGCACGACGCCGGACATGGTCGTCGGCGTGGACGGCACGGTGCCGACGCCCGAGTCGTTCGAGGACCCCGCCGAGCGCGGCCAGGCCGAGCGCGCCCTCGAGTACATGGGGCTGGAGGGCGGCGAGCGGATCGAGGACATCCGGATCGACCGCGTCTTCCTCGGCTCCTGCACGAACGGCCGCCTGGCCGACCTGCAGGCCGCGGCCGACGTCATCCAGGGCCGCAAGGTCGCCGACCACGTCTACGCGATGGTCGTCCCCGGCTCGGTTCAGGTGAAGATCGCCGCCGAGCAGCTCGGCCTCGACAAGGTCTTCACCGAGGCCGGCTTCGACTGGCGCGGCGCCGGCTGCTCGATGTGCCTGGGCATGAACCCCGACGTCCTGCAGCCCGGCGAGCGCTGCGCGTCGACGAGCAACCGCAACTTCCAGGGGCGGCAGGGCAAGGGCGGGCGCACGCACCTCGTGTCCCCGCAGATGGCCGCGGCCGCCGCGATCGCCGGCCGCTTCGTCGACATCCGGTCCTGGGACGCCGCCCAGGACGCCACCCCCGAGCCCGCCGCCGTCTAG
- a CDS encoding NCS2 family permease has product MDRFFRISERGSSVRTEVLAGLATFATMAYILIVNPEILGGVADVAGTKLDHAQLVTVTALVAGVMTIAMGVFANVPMALAAGLGINAFVAFTLVAAKGLTWPEAMGVIVIEGVIMLVLVLAGLREAIMNAIPDGLKRAIGAGIGLFIAFIGLVNAGIVEHPEGGGTIVALHGDLATWNTFVFLVAIVAIAVLMARGVPGALLIGIVAATVIGIIINGLASGTPVPGAELPDSVTATPDFGLVGDVSFNVFDALGVGAALAVIVAVLMANFFDAMGTALAVGRRAELTDEQGRLPMLRRVLLVESFGAIAGGAASASSNTIFVESTAGAAQGGRTGLANVVTGVLFLLAMFLAPLAAVIPSAATGPALVVVGALMLSQVAAIDWEDVGIALPAFATVALMPFTYSIANGVGAGIILYVLIAVLRGRWREVHPLIVLVGAVFVWYFVHGTV; this is encoded by the coding sequence ATGGACCGCTTCTTCCGCATAAGCGAGCGAGGCAGCTCCGTCCGCACCGAGGTGCTGGCGGGCCTGGCGACGTTCGCGACGATGGCGTACATCCTCATCGTCAACCCAGAGATCCTCGGCGGCGTCGCGGACGTCGCGGGGACCAAGCTGGACCACGCGCAGCTCGTGACCGTCACGGCGCTCGTCGCGGGCGTGATGACGATCGCGATGGGCGTCTTCGCGAACGTCCCGATGGCCCTCGCCGCCGGTCTGGGCATCAACGCCTTCGTCGCCTTCACCCTCGTCGCGGCGAAGGGCCTGACGTGGCCCGAGGCGATGGGCGTCATCGTCATCGAGGGCGTGATCATGCTCGTGCTCGTCCTCGCGGGCCTGCGCGAGGCGATCATGAACGCGATCCCCGACGGGCTGAAGCGGGCGATCGGCGCCGGCATCGGCCTGTTCATCGCCTTCATCGGCCTGGTGAACGCCGGCATCGTCGAGCACCCGGAGGGCGGCGGCACGATCGTCGCGCTGCACGGCGACCTCGCCACGTGGAACACGTTCGTCTTCCTCGTCGCGATCGTCGCGATCGCCGTGCTCATGGCGCGCGGCGTGCCCGGCGCGCTGCTCATCGGCATCGTCGCCGCGACGGTCATCGGGATCATCATCAACGGCCTCGCCAGCGGCACGCCCGTGCCCGGGGCGGAGCTGCCCGACTCCGTGACGGCGACCCCGGACTTCGGCCTGGTCGGCGACGTCAGCTTCAACGTCTTCGACGCGCTCGGGGTCGGCGCGGCGCTGGCGGTCATCGTCGCGGTCCTCATGGCCAACTTCTTCGACGCGATGGGCACCGCGCTGGCGGTCGGCCGCCGTGCCGAGCTGACGGACGAGCAGGGTCGCCTGCCCATGCTGCGCCGCGTCCTGCTCGTCGAGTCGTTCGGCGCGATCGCGGGCGGCGCGGCCTCGGCCTCGTCGAACACGATCTTCGTCGAGAGCACCGCCGGCGCCGCCCAGGGCGGCCGCACCGGCCTGGCCAACGTCGTCACCGGCGTGCTGTTCCTGCTGGCGATGTTCCTCGCCCCGCTCGCGGCGGTCATCCCGTCGGCGGCCACCGGCCCGGCGCTCGTCGTCGTCGGCGCGCTCATGCTCAGCCAGGTCGCGGCGATCGACTGGGAGGACGTCGGCATCGCGCTGCCGGCGTTCGCGACGGTCGCCCTGATGCCGTTCACGTACTCCATCGCCAACGGCGTCGGCGCGGGCATCATCCTGTACGTGCTGATCGCGGTCCTGCGCGGCCGCTGGCGCGAGGTGCATCCGCTCATCGTGCTCGTCGGCGCGGTGTTCGTCTGGTACTTCGTGCACGGGACGGTCTGA
- the leuB gene encoding 3-isopropylmalate dehydrogenase — protein sequence MSHAIATLPGDGIGPEITAPTLEVLNELGDFTFSEHPFGGASIDAHGTALTDETLAACQAADAVLLAAVGGPKWDTTDPAKPRPEQGLLGLRKELGLYSNLRPVRPVPALYDASALKREVLDGTDLLVVRELTGGIYFGEKTRTDTDASDLCHYTVAEVERIARSAFETARKRRGHVTSVDKANVLETSRQWRQVVHRVHEEEYADVTLSDQLVDSCAMELIARPTQFDVIVTENLFGDILSDAAAMLSGSLGMLPSASVGNPDGPGLFEPVHGSAPDIAGQGVANPLAMFLSAAMMLRHGLGLEAEATALETAVDGALGDGLRTRDLGGTATTAEALDAVRRRLA from the coding sequence ATGTCCCACGCCATCGCCACGCTGCCCGGAGACGGGATCGGCCCCGAGATCACCGCCCCGACCCTCGAGGTCCTGAACGAGCTGGGCGACTTCACGTTCTCGGAGCACCCCTTCGGCGGCGCGTCGATCGACGCCCACGGCACCGCGCTGACGGACGAGACGCTCGCGGCCTGCCAGGCCGCCGACGCCGTGCTGCTCGCCGCCGTCGGCGGGCCGAAGTGGGACACGACCGACCCGGCGAAGCCGCGCCCGGAGCAGGGGCTGCTCGGCCTGCGCAAGGAGCTCGGGCTGTACTCCAACCTGCGCCCGGTGCGCCCGGTGCCGGCGCTCTACGACGCCTCCGCGCTCAAGCGCGAGGTGCTCGACGGCACCGACCTGCTCGTCGTCCGCGAGCTGACGGGCGGCATCTACTTCGGCGAGAAGACGCGCACGGACACCGACGCGTCCGACCTGTGCCACTACACCGTCGCCGAGGTCGAGCGCATCGCGCGCTCCGCCTTCGAGACGGCCCGCAAGCGCCGCGGCCACGTCACGTCCGTCGACAAGGCCAACGTGCTGGAGACCTCCCGCCAGTGGCGCCAGGTCGTGCACCGCGTGCACGAGGAGGAGTACGCCGACGTCACCCTGAGCGACCAGCTCGTCGACTCGTGCGCGATGGAGCTCATCGCCCGCCCCACGCAGTTCGACGTCATCGTCACCGAGAACCTCTTCGGCGACATCCTCTCCGACGCCGCCGCGATGCTCTCGGGCTCGCTCGGCATGCTGCCGTCCGCGTCGGTCGGGAATCCGGACGGCCCCGGCCTGTTCGAGCCCGTGCACGGCTCGGCGCCGGACATCGCGGGCCAGGGCGTCGCCAACCCGCTCGCCATGTTCCTCTCCGCCGCGATGATGCTGCGCCACGGCCTGGGCCTCGAGGCCGAGGCGACGGCGCTCGAGACCGCGGTCGACGGCGCGCTCGGGGACGGCCTGCGCACCCGCGACCTGGGCGGCACGGCGACGACGGCGGAGGCGCTCGACGCCGTCCGCCGGCGGCTGGCCTAG
- the leuD gene encoding 3-isopropylmalate dehydratase small subunit translates to MDPVNIIEGRVSDLPRDDVDTDQIIPARFMKRVERTGFGEFLFHDAKQAPDWNVEIGNPILTAGANFGSGSSREHAPWALEDAGFRCIIAVSLADIFYSNSTKIGLLPVQLPEEQVRAIAAAGEARVDLEAQTVTAGGDVFPFDINPETKHRLLNGLDDIGLTLADAEKIDAFEAKQAAEGPKKPSSLDLPPEPLATTPVA, encoded by the coding sequence ATGGATCCCGTGAACATCATCGAGGGCCGCGTCTCCGACCTGCCCCGCGACGACGTCGACACCGACCAGATCATCCCCGCGCGCTTCATGAAGCGCGTCGAGCGGACCGGGTTCGGCGAGTTCCTCTTCCACGACGCCAAGCAGGCGCCGGACTGGAACGTCGAGATCGGCAACCCGATCCTGACTGCCGGCGCGAACTTCGGCTCGGGCTCGTCCCGCGAGCACGCGCCGTGGGCGCTCGAGGACGCCGGCTTCCGCTGCATCATCGCGGTCTCGCTGGCCGACATCTTCTACTCCAACAGCACGAAGATCGGCCTGCTGCCGGTGCAGCTGCCCGAGGAGCAGGTGCGGGCGATCGCGGCCGCGGGCGAGGCCCGCGTCGACCTGGAGGCGCAGACGGTCACGGCCGGCGGCGACGTCTTCCCGTTCGACATCAACCCCGAGACGAAGCACCGCCTGCTGAACGGGCTGGACGACATCGGCCTGACGCTGGCCGACGCCGAGAAGATCGACGCGTTCGAGGCCAAGCAGGCCGCCGAGGGCCCCAAGAAGCCGAGCTCGCTCGACCTTCCGCCGGAGCCCCTGGCCACCACGCCCGTCGCCTGA
- a CDS encoding 4-alpha-glucanotransferase: protein MRTTRSSGVQLHLTSLPGGRLGPEAYAFVDWLQAAGQSWWQTLPLGPPDEYGSPYKSASAFAAWNGFLEDPDAPVSAEEEDAFRAKHASWIAGWEAFAGEGAVADQVRFDREWAALRTYAQERGVRLIGDVPIYVAPEGADHRAHPEIFREGVVSGAPPDAYSATGQLWANPVYDWPALQRRGYRWWTERFRRTLDLFDIARLDHFRGFVSYWAVPETAPDASYGRWSRGPGRAVFDAAARELGWRVDSDEGLPFIAEDLGVITPAVERLRDDLGLPGMVVLQFAFDPDDPNGPHRPENHHEGQVLYTGTHDNDTLLGWWESIPDARRDEATKALRAAGVEDDDPEWALIRLAQGSPAGLCMLQVQDVLGLGSEARMNVPGESGSSWRFRLEPGQLTEAHARRLRAATAEAGR from the coding sequence ATGCGAACCACCCGATCCAGCGGCGTGCAGCTGCACCTCACGTCGCTCCCCGGCGGCCGGCTCGGTCCCGAGGCGTACGCCTTCGTCGACTGGCTGCAGGCGGCGGGGCAGTCGTGGTGGCAGACGCTCCCGCTCGGACCGCCCGACGAGTACGGGTCGCCGTACAAGTCGGCGTCGGCGTTCGCGGCCTGGAACGGCTTCCTGGAGGACCCGGACGCGCCGGTCAGCGCGGAGGAGGAGGACGCGTTCCGCGCGAAGCACGCGTCGTGGATCGCGGGCTGGGAGGCGTTCGCCGGCGAGGGCGCCGTCGCCGACCAGGTGCGCTTCGACCGCGAGTGGGCCGCCCTGCGGACGTACGCGCAGGAGCGCGGCGTCCGGCTGATCGGCGACGTGCCGATCTACGTGGCCCCCGAGGGCGCCGACCACCGCGCGCACCCCGAGATCTTCCGGGAGGGCGTCGTCTCGGGCGCCCCGCCGGACGCCTACTCCGCGACCGGACAGCTGTGGGCCAACCCCGTCTACGACTGGCCGGCGCTGCAGCGGCGCGGGTACCGCTGGTGGACGGAGCGCTTCCGCCGCACGCTCGACCTGTTCGACATCGCGCGGCTGGACCACTTCCGCGGCTTCGTGTCGTACTGGGCGGTGCCCGAGACCGCCCCGGACGCCTCGTACGGCCGCTGGTCCCGCGGGCCGGGCCGCGCCGTCTTCGACGCCGCCGCGCGCGAGCTGGGCTGGCGGGTGGACTCGGACGAGGGGCTGCCGTTCATCGCGGAGGACCTCGGCGTGATCACCCCCGCGGTGGAGCGGCTGCGCGACGACCTGGGCCTGCCGGGGATGGTCGTGCTGCAGTTCGCCTTCGACCCGGACGATCCGAACGGGCCGCACCGCCCGGAGAACCACCACGAGGGCCAGGTCCTCTACACGGGCACGCACGACAACGACACGCTGCTGGGCTGGTGGGAGTCCATCCCCGACGCCCGGCGCGACGAGGCGACGAAGGCGCTGCGGGCGGCGGGCGTGGAGGACGACGACCCCGAGTGGGCGCTCATCCGCCTGGCGCAGGGCTCCCCCGCCGGGCTCTGCATGCTGCAGGTGCAGGACGTGCTGGGACTCGGGTCCGAGGCCCGCATGAACGTGCCGGGCGAGTCCGGCAGCTCCTGGCGGTTCCGCCTGGAGCCGGGGCAGCTGACGGAGGCACACGCCCGGCGGCTGCGGGCGGCCACCGCGGAGGCCGGGCGCTGA
- a CDS encoding class I SAM-dependent methyltransferase, whose product MTAPADGAAAAPAPAAPGWYDRWSSGYDAQRRQLIPAFDGFYGAAVEAATAGRSGRVRVLDLGAGTGLLSAAVAGALPQAELVLLDEAPGMLAQARERLAGLGDRVQCVEASMQDAWPDGGYDVIVSSLAIHHLDDAGKAELARRAFAALRPGGVFVNAEQIAGATPATDRVNVERWYRQIAALGITPEQRVEADARMALDRPASVEAQLGWLRGAGFAAADCVFKHWRFAVLVGWRDDAALEAAAA is encoded by the coding sequence ATGACCGCGCCCGCAGACGGGGCCGCGGCGGCCCCGGCGCCCGCCGCGCCCGGCTGGTACGACCGCTGGTCGTCCGGCTACGACGCGCAGCGCCGGCAGCTCATCCCGGCCTTCGACGGCTTCTACGGCGCGGCCGTCGAGGCCGCCACGGCCGGGCGCTCGGGCCGCGTCCGGGTCCTCGACCTGGGGGCGGGGACGGGGCTGCTGTCCGCCGCGGTCGCCGGCGCGCTGCCGCAGGCCGAGCTCGTGCTGCTCGACGAGGCGCCCGGCATGCTGGCGCAGGCGCGGGAGCGCCTCGCCGGCCTGGGCGACCGCGTCCAGTGCGTGGAGGCATCGATGCAGGACGCCTGGCCCGACGGGGGGTACGACGTGATCGTGTCCTCGCTGGCCATCCACCACCTGGACGACGCGGGCAAGGCCGAGCTGGCGCGCCGGGCCTTCGCCGCCCTGCGGCCCGGCGGCGTGTTCGTCAACGCGGAGCAGATCGCGGGTGCCACGCCGGCGACCGACCGCGTCAACGTCGAGCGCTGGTACCGGCAGATCGCCGCGCTGGGGATCACGCCGGAGCAGCGCGTCGAGGCCGACGCGCGGATGGCGCTCGACCGCCCCGCGTCCGTCGAGGCCCAGCTGGGCTGGCTGCGCGGCGCCGGCTTCGCCGCCGCGGACTGCGTCTTCAAGCACTGGCGGTTCGCCGTGCTCGTGGGCTGGCGCGACGATGCGGCGCTGGAGGCCGCGGCCGCGTGA
- a CDS encoding methyltransferase domain-containing protein, with amino-acid sequence MSVPVPDRLGLLGDETVLDAGCGAGALTTQLLARVPRGRVVAVDTSPEALEAARRVLPVKLVDLLVQDLTSLVLEDPVDAVASMGTFHLIADHDALVGRLAAALRPGGRLAARCAGAGNVAAVHAAVERLRGHEPWATALTGWASPWTFATPEETAARLTAAGFVDVDCRLDAREVVPDDPYAHLRTVVLGRHLERLPEEAHDDFVRAVQAEMQAAEGAVVLRYVGLEIDATKAPDHRPGEHPDEIAARLRG; translated from the coding sequence GTGAGCGTCCCGGTCCCCGACCGTTTGGGCCTGCTCGGCGACGAGACGGTCCTCGACGCCGGGTGCGGCGCCGGCGCCCTGACGACGCAGCTGCTCGCGCGGGTGCCGCGCGGGCGGGTCGTCGCCGTCGACACGTCGCCCGAGGCGCTCGAGGCGGCGCGGCGCGTGCTGCCGGTGAAGCTCGTCGACCTGCTCGTCCAGGACCTGACGAGCCTGGTGCTCGAGGACCCCGTCGACGCGGTCGCGTCCATGGGCACGTTCCACCTGATCGCCGACCACGACGCGCTCGTCGGCCGGCTCGCCGCGGCGTTGCGCCCCGGCGGCCGGCTGGCCGCCCGCTGCGCCGGGGCCGGCAACGTCGCGGCCGTCCACGCCGCCGTCGAGCGGCTGCGCGGCCACGAGCCGTGGGCCACCGCGCTCACCGGCTGGGCGTCCCCGTGGACGTTCGCGACGCCCGAGGAGACCGCGGCGCGCCTGACGGCGGCGGGCTTCGTCGACGTCGACTGCCGTCTGGACGCCCGCGAGGTCGTGCCCGACGACCCGTACGCGCACCTGCGCACCGTCGTCCTGGGCCGCCACCTCGAGCGGCTGCCCGAGGAGGCGCACGACGACTTCGTCCGGGCCGTGCAGGCCGAGATGCAGGCCGCGGAGGGCGCCGTCGTGCTGCGCTACGTCGGCCTGGAGATCGACGCGACGAAGGCCCCCGACCACCGCCCGGGGGAGCACCCCGACGAGATCGCCGCGCGGCTGCGCGGCTGA
- a CDS encoding XRE family transcriptional regulator has product MATTTPIPEAENERIQIGPRVRALRDNMGLSLRDLAERCGVSATTLSQVERGETSPTLQVAARIAQGLDLRLSQLLRLDEGGSVTVVRPGQRRRGGDPGRGHVIEILTAPLPGQRSELTRHELAAGARTGNPGDPPMHEPGTREIALVERGRVVLCCDGVDHALEQGDCVTFDADLPHHFENPGPEPAVMLAVVNAGLRRS; this is encoded by the coding sequence ATGGCGACGACGACCCCGATCCCCGAGGCGGAGAACGAGCGGATCCAGATCGGTCCGCGCGTCCGCGCGCTGCGGGACAACATGGGACTGTCGCTGCGCGACCTCGCCGAGCGCTGCGGCGTCTCCGCGACGACCCTGAGCCAGGTGGAGCGGGGAGAGACCTCGCCGACGCTGCAGGTCGCCGCGCGGATCGCGCAGGGCCTGGACCTGCGCCTCAGCCAGCTGCTGCGCCTGGACGAGGGCGGCTCCGTCACCGTCGTGCGCCCCGGCCAGCGACGCCGCGGCGGCGACCCGGGACGCGGCCACGTCATCGAGATCCTCACCGCGCCGCTGCCCGGGCAGCGCTCCGAGCTGACGCGGCACGAGCTGGCCGCCGGCGCCCGCACGGGCAACCCCGGCGACCCGCCGATGCACGAGCCGGGCACTCGCGAGATCGCGCTCGTCGAGCGCGGCCGCGTGGTGCTCTGCTGCGACGGCGTCGACCACGCGCTCGAGCAGGGGGACTGCGTCACGTTCGACGCCGACCTGCCGCACCACTTCGAGAACCCGGGCCCTGAGCCCGCCGTGATGCTCGCCGTCGTCAACGCCGGCCTCCGCCGCTCCTGA